One genomic region from Chondrinema litorale encodes:
- a CDS encoding MFS transporter: MTTYHHSFKSWVPRWLMVVAIFLTLVPVGSVLGIYLGGVNSAMSYYHADSFDIRFSVIIYYLAIACGFPLEKKFFNRFATKPYFAGSCILFVGINLLLYSTNSLALLIIIRFLGGLLSLAFIGTLFTLIFQQFHSQRSRVLGYAVLYGTLLGSAPLSYIIDAFVFSNYDFNMLFMLQIFICLPGFILLFICLKDDVDLRREKLPFKDVDWVSFTLYASSFISAAYVLLYGQYYGWFHSLHIIAVTIAFVLFLLLFLLRQRSLSVPYIDISVYKYRNFRIGMVMLVAFYLAKGDTSVANGFFANSVNLDVYHNSYVMLINGFGIFVGAALTARFILANRRIRLIWLTGFGALLLYHFYMIFLLGNQAETKDVLIPLFLQGFGNGTLMLSIVMFYATSVPQEVGFAASVTGVSYRFLTFTASMALVAFMGLRQNSIHYNDFAVEVVSTNTENITRVNAYKQALLNRGASDLQANAGARKLLSGSVRKQTDLLYARDYYIYMSVFIILVMMSIALIPHFHYYLRRIGDKLIPI, from the coding sequence ATGACTACCTACCATCATTCATTTAAATCGTGGGTGCCTCGTTGGCTCATGGTCGTGGCTATTTTTTTAACGCTTGTACCAGTAGGTTCTGTGTTAGGTATTTACTTGGGAGGAGTGAATAGCGCGATGAGTTATTACCATGCAGACTCTTTCGATATTAGGTTTTCGGTAATTATATATTACTTAGCCATTGCTTGTGGTTTTCCTTTAGAAAAGAAGTTTTTTAATCGATTTGCTACCAAACCCTATTTTGCCGGTAGTTGTATTTTATTCGTGGGCATCAACTTATTGCTGTATAGTACCAACAGTCTTGCCTTGTTAATTATAATAAGATTTTTGGGAGGTTTACTCTCTCTGGCATTTATCGGTACACTTTTCACGCTTATATTTCAGCAGTTCCACTCTCAAAGAAGCCGAGTTTTAGGTTATGCAGTTTTGTATGGTACATTGTTAGGCTCTGCTCCCCTTTCTTATATAATTGATGCATTTGTGTTTTCAAATTATGATTTCAACATGCTTTTTATGTTGCAAATATTCATATGCTTGCCGGGATTTATTTTGCTGTTTATATGCTTAAAAGATGATGTTGATTTACGAAGAGAAAAACTGCCATTTAAAGATGTAGATTGGGTGAGTTTCACATTGTATGCTTCCTCTTTTATTTCGGCTGCTTATGTTTTGCTTTATGGGCAGTATTATGGTTGGTTTCATAGTTTGCATATTATAGCCGTTACCATCGCATTTGTGTTATTCTTACTATTGTTCCTTTTGCGGCAAAGAAGTTTGTCTGTTCCTTATATCGACATATCTGTTTACAAATACCGCAATTTTAGAATAGGTATGGTTATGTTGGTGGCTTTTTATTTAGCAAAAGGAGATACCAGTGTCGCCAATGGTTTTTTTGCCAATTCTGTAAACTTAGATGTATATCATAATAGCTATGTAATGCTCATTAATGGTTTTGGAATTTTTGTAGGTGCTGCACTTACAGCTAGATTTATTTTAGCTAATAGAAGAATAAGATTAATTTGGCTAACGGGTTTTGGGGCACTCCTACTCTATCATTTTTACATGATTTTCTTGTTGGGTAATCAAGCAGAAACGAAGGACGTGTTAATTCCTTTATTCTTACAGGGATTTGGTAATGGTACTTTAATGCTTTCTATTGTGATGTTTTATGCCACCAGTGTCCCACAAGAAGTAGGTTTTGCTGCTTCGGTAACAGGTGTATCTTACAGATTTCTCACATTTACAGCTAGCATGGCGCTAGTTGCTTTTATGGGTTTACGCCAAAATAGCATTCACTATAATGATTTTGCTGTTGAAGTAGTAAGTACGAATACCGAAAATATAACTAGAGTTAATGCATATAAGCAGGCATTATTAAATAGAGGAGCTTCTGATTTACAAGCAAATGCCGGAGCTAGAAAATTGCTCAGCGGCTCAGTAAGAAAACAAACAGACCTACTCTATGCCAGAGATTATTATATATATATGAGTGTCTTTATTATTTTGGTGATGATGAGCATTGCCTTAATCCCACACTTCCATTATTATTTAAGAAGAATTGGAGATAAACTTATTCCTATTTAA